One window of the Tachypleus tridentatus isolate NWPU-2018 chromosome 10, ASM421037v1, whole genome shotgun sequence genome contains the following:
- the LOC143229824 gene encoding uncharacterized protein LOC143229824 isoform X2 produces MSTVEQRQFPYKVWSCHRETRKAVVAASLSDLRIKGGERLGYSNPSELKVVLESDGTEVEDENYFKTVDRDTIFILLRPDEQWFPPSMETLRAAITAIPRIVCDVINSLELVDKQPSWKIMDNKGRITVVLHWDQRDIRRPPGRQPSSKQGPMWRVEVMSQDIQTADQTTANIKDISIQKEAYGKLSFEGVETRFPSCMLPKKIIEKDEELSERGIL; encoded by the exons ATGTCCACTGTA GAACAGAGACAGTTTCCATACAAGGTATGGAGCTGCCACAGAGAGACAAGGAAAGCAGTTGTGGCAGCTTCTCTCTCAGATCTTCGAATTAAAG GTGGAGAAAGGTTAGGCTATAGTAACCCTTCAGAGCTCAAGGTGGTGCTAGAAAGTGATGGAACAGAAGTTGAagatgaaaattactttaaaacagtgGACAGAGACACAATCTTTATCCTGCTCCGTCCTGATGAACAGTGGTTTCCTCCTAGCATGGAAACATTGCGAGCAG CCATTACAGCCATTCCTCGAATTGTTTGTGATGTTATCAACAGCCTGGAGTTGGTAGATAAGCAGCCATCATGGAAGATCATGGACAATAAAGGCCGCATTACTGTTGTGTTACACTGGGATCAGCGAGATATTCGTAGGCCACCTGGCCGTCAACCGTCCAGCAAACAGGGTCCCATGTGGAGGGTAGAAGTGATGTCGCAAGATATACAAACTGCTGACCAAACCACTGCCAATATTAAAGACATTTCAATTCAGAAAGAAGCTTATGGAAAACTCAGTTTTGAAGGCGTAGAAACCAGGTTTCCATCTTGTATGCTgccaaaaaaaattatagaaaaggaTGAa gaacTGTCAGAACGAGGGATTTTGTAG
- the LOC143229824 gene encoding uncharacterized protein LOC143229824 isoform X1, with amino-acid sequence MWNVYLEQRQFPYKVWSCHRETRKAVVAASLSDLRIKGGERLGYSNPSELKVVLESDGTEVEDENYFKTVDRDTIFILLRPDEQWFPPSMETLRAAITAIPRIVCDVINSLELVDKQPSWKIMDNKGRITVVLHWDQRDIRRPPGRQPSSKQGPMWRVEVMSQDIQTADQTTANIKDISIQKEAYGKLSFEGVETRFPSCMLPKKIIEKDEELSERGIL; translated from the exons ATGTGGAATGTGTACttg GAACAGAGACAGTTTCCATACAAGGTATGGAGCTGCCACAGAGAGACAAGGAAAGCAGTTGTGGCAGCTTCTCTCTCAGATCTTCGAATTAAAG GTGGAGAAAGGTTAGGCTATAGTAACCCTTCAGAGCTCAAGGTGGTGCTAGAAAGTGATGGAACAGAAGTTGAagatgaaaattactttaaaacagtgGACAGAGACACAATCTTTATCCTGCTCCGTCCTGATGAACAGTGGTTTCCTCCTAGCATGGAAACATTGCGAGCAG CCATTACAGCCATTCCTCGAATTGTTTGTGATGTTATCAACAGCCTGGAGTTGGTAGATAAGCAGCCATCATGGAAGATCATGGACAATAAAGGCCGCATTACTGTTGTGTTACACTGGGATCAGCGAGATATTCGTAGGCCACCTGGCCGTCAACCGTCCAGCAAACAGGGTCCCATGTGGAGGGTAGAAGTGATGTCGCAAGATATACAAACTGCTGACCAAACCACTGCCAATATTAAAGACATTTCAATTCAGAAAGAAGCTTATGGAAAACTCAGTTTTGAAGGCGTAGAAACCAGGTTTCCATCTTGTATGCTgccaaaaaaaattatagaaaaggaTGAa gaacTGTCAGAACGAGGGATTTTGTAG